The Primulina huaijiensis isolate GDHJ02 chromosome 17, ASM1229523v2, whole genome shotgun sequence genome window below encodes:
- the LOC140963553 gene encoding pentatricopeptide repeat-containing protein At5g66520-like: MALACVLPPPTSISSTYSAVSVPLKSLHSCSTMEELKQCQAQIIKLGRSSDNDAMGRVIKFCALSKSGDLKHALKVFAMLPFPDVYVYNITLRGFLGANLCRNGILFYTCMLERFVVPNEFTFPPVIRACSKDNAIEEGKQVHGQVIKLGFGQDSFCQNNLIHMYVNFDSLDEARRVFDKLDEKDDVSWTTLISGYSQLGCVDEVLHVLELMSVKRSAVWNALIAAYVQNNRFHKAFSAFDWMLKENVVMDNFVAASLLSACTGVGALERGDRIYEYIRSSGIQVDPKLATTIIDMYCKCGNLEKALEVFKGLPSKGISSWNCMIGGLGMHGQGKAAVELLKEMEQSAVQPDYVTFVNLLSACAHSGLVKEGKHYFRYMTEIYGIFPRMEHYGCFVDLLGRAGLLEEARKVIHDMPMKADASVLGALLGACNIYGNVDMGDEIGREVIDLEPDNSGRYVLLANLYTKIGRYEHVANIRKLMNDRGVKKEAGISTVEFQGIVSEFIAGGKTHPQAEEIYCKMEEIFVRIRDVGYVPDTDKILLDISDEECGSLSHCHSEKQAIAFGLLKTKPGELIRVTKNLRVCKDCHEVSKLISKVYDREIIVRDRNRFHHFKGGLCSCKEYW; this comes from the coding sequence ATGGCTTTAGCATGTGTTCTTCCACCACCCACATCTATATCTTCCACATACTCAGCCGTGTCTGTGCCGTTGAAGAGTCTACATTCGTGTTCAACCATGGAGGAGCTCAAACAATGTCAAGCCCAGATAATCAAACTGGGTCGTTCTTCCGACAATGATGCGATGGGCCGTGTCATCAAATTCTGTGCTTTATCAAAATCAGGGGACTTGAAACATGCACTCAAGGTGTTCGCTATGTTGCCATTCCCAGATGTTTATGTTTATAACATTACGCTCAGGGGTTTTTTGGGAGCAAATTTGTGCAGAAATGGTATTCTTTTCTACACTTGTATGTTGGAAAGGTTCGTCGTGCCCAATGAATTTACGTTCCCTCCCGTTATACGTGCGTGTAGCAAAGACAATGCGATTGAAGAAGGGAAGCAGGTGCATGGCCAGGTGATCAAACTTGGGTTTGGCCAGGATTCGTTTTGTCAGAACAATTTGATTCACATGTATGTGAACTTTGATTCTTTGGATGAAGCGAGAAGAGTGTTCGACAAGTTGGATGAGAAAGATGATGTTTCTTGGACTACCTTGATAAGTGGTTATTCCCAGCTGGGCTGCGTCGATGAAGTGCTTCATGTTCTTGAGTTGATGTCTGTCAAAAGATCCGCTGTGTGGAATGCCTTGATCGCAGCTTATGTGCAGAATAATCGGTTCCATAAAGCGTTTTCCGCGTTCGATTGGATGCTAAAAGAAAATGTGGTGATGGACAATTTTGTGGCTGCTAGTTTGCTGTCTGCTTGTACAGGAGTGGGTGCACTGGAACGAGGTGATCGGATATACGAGTACATTAGAAGTAGTGGGATTCAAGTGGATCCCAAGTTGGCGACAACAATTATTGATATGTACTGCAAATGTGGAAACCTAGAGAAGGCACTCGAGGTGTTTAAGGGATTACCAAGTAAAGGAatctcatcttggaattgtatGATTGGGGGATTAGGTATGCATGGTCAAGGAAAGGCTGCCGTTGAGCTTTTGAAAGAAATGGAGCAGAGTGCAGTGCAACCTGATTATGTTACATTTGTGAATCTGCTCAGTGCTTGTGCACATTCAGGACTAGTAAAAGAAGGGAAGCATTATTTTCGTTACATGACTGAAATATATGGCATTTTTCCTCGAATGGAGCATTATGGATGTTTTGTGGATTTGTTGGGTAGAGCTGGATTACTCGAGGAAGCGAGGAAAGTTATTCATGATATGCCTATGAAAGCTGATGCGAGTGTTTTAGGTGCTCTTCTTGGAGCTTGTAACATCTATGGGAATGTGGATATGGGAGATGAGATCGGGAGGGAAGTGATCGACCTAGAGCCAGACAACAGTGGGCGCTATGTTTTGTTGGCTAATCTATATACCAAAATTGGTAGATATGAACACGTTGCTAACATCAGGAAGTTGATGAATGACAGAGGAGTTAAAAAGGAAGCTGGAATTTCGACAGTCGAATTTCAAGGTATAGTTAGCGAGTTCATTGCTGGAGGAAAGACTCATCCGCAAGCTGaagaaatatattgtaaaatggAAGAAATTTTTGTTCGTATTAGAGATGTAGGCTATGTGCCAGACACTGATAAAATTTTGTTGGATATCTCTGATGAGGAATGTGGCAGTCTATCTCACTGCCATAGTGAGAAACAGGCTATTGCCTTTGGATTGTTGAAAACTAAACCTGGGGAACTTATCCGTGTTACCAAGAACTTGCGTGTCTGTAAAGATTGTCATGAGGTGAGTAAGTTGATATCAAAGGTTTATGATCGTGAAATAATTGTGAGGGATCGGAATCGGTTTCACCATTTCAAAGGAGGATTATGTTCGTGTAAAGAATACtggtaa